A genomic window from Sulfurospirillum multivorans DSM 12446 includes:
- a CDS encoding DUF2779 domain-containing protein, whose amino-acid sequence MTLSKSLYTRAIQCPKSLWLKKYKSEVLTPPDASAKARFETGNIVGDLACELFPDGREIPFDAHDFKSMARLTQAYLDEGVENIYEATFIHEGIVVMVDILHQTPEGLELYEVKSSTDVKPIYLHDVSIQLYVLEALGFKVGACHVVHINSGYVSEEALELEKLFVVVDVTGEVRDLQGSIPARLEAFEAYLDDKFHEPNIDIGKQCNDPYECDAKAYCWKIQRNIPEYSIFNIFNLGSKKQQELYAQNIVAIEDIPEDFAMTPIQWQKVENWKKQHTFIDVESIAEFLETLTYPIYHLDFETFQQAVPEWSGVSPYKQIPFQYSLHVEYEDGTLKHKAFLAEAGVDPRRALAEKLVEDIPLHVNILTYNMSFEKGVIASLAQLFPDLHVKLMHLHGSIKDLMIPFQKGHYVTPSMQGSYSIKYVLPALVPEMELAYKKLEGIQNGGDAMNAFASLHVKSLEEQMKVREQLLKYCELDTLAMVKVLRKLKKVIHD is encoded by the coding sequence ATGACCCTCTCAAAATCTCTCTACACCCGTGCCATCCAATGCCCAAAATCCCTCTGGCTGAAAAAGTACAAGTCAGAGGTTTTAACCCCTCCTGATGCCAGTGCCAAAGCACGGTTTGAGACGGGTAACATCGTGGGGGATTTGGCGTGTGAACTGTTTCCTGATGGGCGTGAAATACCTTTTGATGCACACGATTTTAAAAGTATGGCGAGGCTGACCCAAGCGTATCTTGATGAGGGTGTGGAAAACATCTACGAGGCGACATTTATACATGAGGGCATTGTGGTGATGGTGGACATCCTGCACCAAACACCTGAGGGCTTAGAGCTGTATGAAGTGAAGAGTTCCACCGATGTGAAGCCTATCTATCTGCATGATGTTTCCATTCAGCTGTATGTTTTAGAAGCCCTTGGGTTTAAGGTTGGGGCGTGTCATGTGGTGCATATCAACTCAGGTTATGTGAGTGAAGAAGCGTTAGAGCTTGAAAAGCTTTTTGTGGTGGTTGATGTTACAGGTGAAGTGCGAGATTTGCAAGGCTCTATTCCTGCGAGACTTGAAGCGTTTGAGGCGTATCTGGACGATAAGTTTCATGAGCCAAACATCGACATCGGCAAACAGTGCAATGACCCGTATGAGTGCGATGCAAAGGCGTATTGTTGGAAGATTCAGCGAAATATCCCAGAGTACAGCATCTTTAACATCTTCAATCTTGGCAGTAAAAAACAACAAGAGCTTTATGCCCAAAACATCGTAGCTATCGAAGATATACCCGAAGACTTTGCGATGACACCCATCCAATGGCAAAAGGTCGAGAACTGGAAAAAGCAACACACATTCATCGACGTTGAGTCAATCGCTGAGTTTTTAGAAACACTCACCTATCCCATCTATCATCTTGACTTTGAGACCTTTCAACAAGCCGTTCCCGAGTGGAGTGGTGTCAGTCCTTACAAGCAAATACCATTTCAATACTCTTTACATGTAGAATACGAAGATGGCACACTGAAGCATAAAGCATTTTTAGCAGAAGCAGGAGTTGACCCAAGACGTGCGTTGGCTGAAAAATTGGTCGAAGATATACCTTTACATGTAAACATTTTGACATACAATATGAGCTTTGAAAAAGGCGTCATCGCCTCACTTGCCCAGCTGTTTCCCGACTTACATGTAAAGCTCATGCACCTACACGGAAGCATCAAAGATTTGATGATTCCGTTCCAAAAAGGACACTACGTCACTCCAAGTATGCAAGGGAGTTACTCCATCAAATACGTTCTTCCCGCCCTTGTGCCTGAGATGGAATTAGCCTATAAAAAACTTGAAGGAATTCAAAATGGCGGTGATGCCATGAACGCCTTTGCATCTTTACATGTAAAGAGTTTGGAAGAGCAAATGAAAGTGCGAGAGCAGTTGTTGAAGTACTGTGAACTCGATACTTTGGCTATGGTGAAGGTACTTAGAAAATTAAAAAAGGTCATCCATGATTGA
- a CDS encoding toxin-antitoxin system YwqK family antitoxin — protein MKWLLILLLSVTLYGAEKIYEYGDLEERHDGVLIEVKTHALANGTGKFYYDSGKLRGETPFKEGKREGVGKTYYESGELQGETPFKNDIVEGLRKSYFTSGRVQSETPFINDKAEGIAKIYYQSGKVQSETPFHENKAEGISKLYYESGKIANEIEFKHSSPVGGFQYDEKGAKTPMSEAQLKAMNL, from the coding sequence ATGAAATGGTTACTGATACTGCTTTTGAGCGTAACGCTTTATGGTGCTGAGAAAATTTACGAATACGGCGATTTGGAAGAGAGACACGATGGTGTTTTAATCGAGGTCAAAACCCACGCACTTGCCAATGGCACAGGAAAATTTTACTATGACTCAGGCAAATTACGTGGCGAAACGCCCTTCAAAGAGGGCAAACGTGAAGGCGTAGGCAAAACCTACTACGAATCAGGCGAACTGCAAGGTGAAACACCGTTTAAAAATGACATCGTAGAGGGCTTAAGAAAAAGCTACTTTACATCGGGCAGAGTTCAAAGTGAAACGCCTTTCATCAACGACAAGGCTGAGGGCATCGCAAAGATCTACTACCAGTCTGGCAAAGTGCAAAGCGAAACGCCGTTTCATGAGAACAAAGCAGAAGGCATCTCCAAACTCTACTACGAATCTGGAAAGATTGCCAATGAAATCGAATTTAAACACAGTAGCCCCGTTGGTGGATTTCAGTACGATGAAAAAGGAGCTAAAACGCCTATGAGTGAGGCGCAACTGAAAGCGATGAATTTGTAA
- a CDS encoding type II toxin-antitoxin system HicB family antitoxin, translating into MKKNLDYYMNLDYEIIVKKVKPQDGGGWFAYYKDFKGVMGDGESADEALQSAQEAFKALVTVMLESKESIAEPNEADKSLRINISMPERLVKKIDDFIAPLHITRSAFLQKAAIKEIGV; encoded by the coding sequence ATGAAAAAGAACCTTGATTATTATATGAATTTAGATTATGAGATTATTGTCAAAAAAGTTAAACCGCAAGACGGTGGTGGCTGGTTTGCTTACTATAAAGATTTCAAAGGCGTTATGGGTGATGGTGAAAGTGCTGATGAGGCATTACAATCTGCACAAGAAGCATTTAAAGCTTTAGTAACGGTTATGCTTGAGAGCAAAGAAAGTATTGCTGAGCCTAATGAAGCGGATAAAAGCCTTCGCATCAATATCTCTATGCCAGAGCGATTGGTTAAAAAGATTGATGATTTTATTGCACCTTTGCATATCACACGTTCAGCTTTTTTACAAAAAGCAGCCATAAAAGAGATTGGGGTGTAG
- a CDS encoding type II toxin-antitoxin system HicA family toxin, translated as MSKKDKLLKAMKNNPKDIPFEDIKKLLEGYGYTCHNSGCSHYVFRKEFCEHIVIPYHKPIKAIYVKHVLEILGELK; from the coding sequence ATGAGTAAAAAAGATAAGCTTTTGAAAGCGATGAAAAACAACCCAAAAGATATTCCATTTGAGGATATTAAGAAGCTTTTAGAAGGTTATGGCTACACATGCCATAATAGTGGTTGTAGCCATTATGTGTTTCGTAAAGAGTTTTGTGAACATATTGTTATCCCTTACCACAAACCCATTAAAGCTATTTACGTTAAACATGTTTTAGAGATATTAGGAGAACTAAAATGA
- a CDS encoding lactate/malate family dehydrogenase produces the protein MRVGIIGVGGVGVELVNYLLTLGSMSEIVLVNRNKEKAMGEVADFSYVESFTYARNTHLHSGDYVDCAHCDVIVITAGITLKGEQTRDALLGENAALIRTLMHELYAYAPHAIIIMVTNPVDVLTHIAFKEGLYPRERLISAGTLVDTARFMKIVSKKVGIDPKNINGYVLGEHGKGSTLPWSICNICGLDVDTFCELNGLPLLDRAQIYQDVINAGFEIFYKKGNTNHSTAASVFRIIRAIANDEHSVLPLGVYLEGEYGLSDVVLNVPVVVTRKGATKILNYKLLPEELEALHVSAKTMQKMAQEVLTNSSLSVAPHS, from the coding sequence ATGCGCGTAGGAATTATTGGTGTGGGCGGTGTTGGCGTTGAACTGGTCAATTATCTTCTCACACTTGGCAGTATGAGTGAAATTGTCTTGGTCAATCGCAACAAAGAAAAGGCGATGGGCGAAGTGGCGGATTTTTCGTATGTTGAGTCGTTTACTTACGCACGTAACACGCATTTGCACAGTGGCGATTATGTGGATTGTGCGCATTGCGATGTCATCGTCATTACCGCGGGAATTACGCTCAAAGGGGAGCAGACGAGGGATGCGCTTTTAGGTGAAAATGCTGCGTTGATTCGCACACTGATGCATGAGCTTTATGCCTACGCGCCACACGCGATCATCATTATGGTGACCAATCCTGTAGATGTTCTGACCCACATTGCTTTCAAAGAAGGGCTTTACCCAAGGGAGCGACTCATCAGTGCGGGAACGCTGGTGGATACGGCGCGTTTTATGAAGATCGTTAGTAAAAAAGTGGGGATTGACCCTAAAAATATCAACGGGTATGTTTTGGGTGAACATGGCAAGGGAAGCACGCTTCCATGGAGTATTTGCAACATTTGTGGGCTGGATGTCGATACATTTTGTGAGCTCAATGGCTTGCCATTGCTTGATCGTGCACAGATTTACCAAGATGTTATCAACGCTGGATTTGAGATATTTTACAAAAAAGGCAATACCAATCACAGCACCGCCGCAAGTGTTTTTCGCATCATTCGCGCCATCGCCAACGATGAACACTCCGTCCTTCCTCTGGGCGTTTACTTAGAGGGTGAGTACGGATTAAGCGATGTGGTGCTCAATGTTCCCGTTGTCGTGACGCGAAAAGGTGCAACGAAAATCCTCAACTACAAACTCCTTCCCGAAGAGCTTGAAGCGTTACATGTAAGCGCGAAAACGATGCAGAAAATGGCGCAAGAGGTGCTTACAAATTCATCGCTTTCAGTTGCGCCTCACTCATAG